The Setaria viridis chromosome 6, Setaria_viridis_v4.0, whole genome shotgun sequence genome includes the window AACTCTTGCTCGCCTGCAATGGTAACAGCGCGCGTGCCATAGGGGGTTAACTGAGCGGCCGGGAAGGTGCCCAAAAATGTCCAATGCAAACCAGATCGATGAAGCTTGGCTGCTCTGCTCGAGCCCAAGGGCACGGTACGAATAGACCAGCCGGGACCAGCGCTCCCCGGCACTCGAGTGAGCTACGCTACGCCCAAGGACCAGCAGACACACATTGTCGACCATCGTATGCTGCCTTCCCTGATCTGTAAATCCATGGGTCTTGTTGTACCTGCCCTGTCgtcgatggatcgatcgattCGTTCGATCAGGTCGACATAAAAAGCCTCGCTTAAAACTGGTCAATAGGTCTCTCTGGAGCGAGAGGTCTCTTGAACTGCCCGGCTCTCTCCAGTCACCCGTCGTACTGCTGCTCGATCGTTCCATCTCCGGTATGGGATCTCCCGTCTCTGTACAGCCCACGCCTTCACGGTGACCGGACAGTATGATCGAGGCCTGCGTGACTGCGTCCAGGGTGTTTAGACCAAGACAATCCCAGGTTTtgtgtactccctctgtcccgtAATAAATGCATTTCTAgagttcaaaatttgtcccaaaaTAAGTGCACATCTAGGTATGGCActagttttctttttttactttctCTTCTCTCGAAGTGTAATGATTTCTGAATAACATTGATCTCTTTACGTAAACTCTAGAAGTGTATttattttgggacagagggagtagaagaATGGTGAGGCAAATTCTAAAAGTTTTTACATATGGTGAGTTGCTCCTTGTGGAAGAAGTATGCGCGGAAACGAACCTGTGTGAAGCCGGTTAATTTTACCAAACAAAGTCAAAACCTGCTACGGTGCTTTTGCACTTCACCTCTTCATGGGATTCCAGACTTACTTTCACTTGCACCGGGTGCGAGACTTTTTAATTTtctcaaaacaaaacaaaatcaaaatcCACTTTCGATGCATGTAAACCTCAGTACTTCGTCACACTCCAATCAAGTTGATTTTAGCGTGCACGAATGGATGTGTAGACCATTTAATTTctacaaacaaaagaaaaatcaaaacccGCTATGGTGCATTTATGCTTCACCTCTTTGTGATATTCCAATCAACTTACTTCGGCATGCACTAGATGCAACACTATTTAATttccatgaaaaaaaatcacaatccGCTTTCTGTGTATAAAAACTTCACTATTTCATCTCATTCTAGTCAAACTGATTTTAGCATGCACGAACGGGTGCATAGACCATTTAATTTCGGAAAAATAAAATGGGATTCCAACCAACTTACTTCCGCATGCATCAGATGCGATACTATTTAATTTccttgaaacaaaaaaaattaaaaacccGCTTTATGTGTATAAAATTCCACTATTTCATCTCACTACAGTCAAATTAATTTTAGGATAcaaggaggggggggggggggtgttagaCCATTTGATTTCCATGAAACAAAAAAGTTTCAAAACCCGCTTTTATGTGTATAGAAACTTCACAATTTCATCTCACTCTAGTCAAACTAATTTTAGCATGCATGAAGAGGTATGTAGACTATTATTTTccacaaaacaaaaataaatcaAATCCTGTTGCGGTGCATTTACGATTCACCTCTTCGTGGGATTCCAATAAACTTACGCATGCACGCGAGACTATTGATTtccatgaaacataacaaaaaaCAAAACCCGCTTTCGGTGCATATAATGTTATAAAATCCACTACTTCATCACACTCCGGTCAAACTGATTTCGGCATGCACAAATAGATGCGTAGACCATTTATTTTcacatataacaaaagaaaaatcaaaacccGCTACGGTGCATTGACGCTTCATTTTCGGTGAAATTCCCAACCTACTTCCTCGTACAATAGATGCGAAACTATTTAATTTCCACGGAATAGAACAAAAACCAAAAGCCGCTTTTGGTGCGTGTGAACTTCACTACTTCATCGCATTCCAGTCAAACTGATTTTAGCATGCACACGAACGGATGTGTATACCATTTAATTTCCacgaaaataaaagaaaatcaaaaGCTCATACAGTGCATTTACGCTTCACCTTTGCGTGGGATTCCCAACCTACTTCCTCATACAATGGATGCGAAACTATATATTTAATTtccataaaaaaacaaaatcaaaagccgttttgggtacaCATAAACTTTACTACTTCATCACACTCCAGTCAAACTGATTTTAGCATGCACACGAACGGGTGCGTATACCATTTAATTTCCacgaaaataaaagaaaatcaaaaGCTCATACAGTGCATTTACGCTTCACCTTTGCGTGGATTCCCAACCTACTTCCTCATACAATGGATGCGAAACTATATATTTAATTtccataaaaaaacaaaatcaaaagccgttttgggtacaCGTAAACTTCACTACTTCATCACACTCCAGTCAAACTGATTTCAGCACGCACGAACAGGTGCGTCATTTAATTtccacaaaataaaataaaagaaaatcaaaaGCTTATACAGTGCATTTACGCTTCACCTTTGCGTGGGATTCCTAACCTACTTCCTCATACAATGGATGCGAAACTATATAtttaatttccaaaaaaaacaaaattaaaagccgttttgggtacaCGTAAACTTCACTACTTCATCACACTCCAGTCAAACTGATTTCAGCCCGCACGAACGAATGGGTGCGTCATTTAATTTccacaaaataaaagaaaatcgaaAGCCGATATGGTGCATCTACGCTTCACCTTTGTATGGGATTCCCAACCTACTTCCGCATACAATGGAAGCGAAACTATTTAATTTCTATGgaacaaaataaaatcaaaagCCACTTTCGGTGCATGCTTCATCACGCTCCGCTCCGGTCAAGCTGATTTCAGCATTCACTCGAGCGGGGGTGCATTGACCATTTAATTTCTACAgaataaaagaaaatcaaaaACCAGATACGGTGCATTTCCGCATCACCTCTCCATGGAATTCCTGTCAACTTACTTCCGCATGCAGCGGATGCAAGACTATTTAATCTGCATGAAACAAAACAACTGCAAAAGCTGCTTTCGGTTCATGTAATACCTCACTACTTCATCACGCTCCGGTCAAACAATTTCGACGAAACGAGACAAAAAACAGTACACGCTCTGGGTGCATGTAAGATTCACTACTTCACTGCACTCTAGTCAAAAACTAACCGACTCCGGCGGGCACACAAAACGATGCAGGGACCATTCCTGCAAAACGAACCAAAACAAAAGGGGGCATTTGCAAACTCACTAATAACTTTcccctttttttatttcaagAATACCAGTTGAAAAACATATCTTTGCGTTTTCCTAATAGCAAGGCTTTGCATACCATTTCAAAGCCGTGAGGAATTCGCAGTTTTCCAGAAACAAAAGCAGGGCCATGCGCGACGCCGTTTGGTCCATGTACCGGTGCACCAGGCGAGCCGCCGTTCACACATGACTCCCCCGGAAGCCGGAGCATGCATTGAACGAGCCTTCCTTTTTCTGCTACATCGAACACAGACGACGGCAGGTACCGTGACGCAAGGTTGAAGGCCTCCCAACACATCCGAGGTCCGAGGTCCGAAGCCACGCTGAACCTGCGACCGATCCGATCGAGCCGTCTCTGCTATAAAGCGGCCTGTACGTAGCAGATTGACTCCCGTCAGTTCCTCGGCCGGAACACGTCGGCGTTGCAGACCACCACCCCGACCGGCGGAATGGTTGCCATCAGATCGTGTCGATTTCCATCAAGAAAACAACCCAGAACCGCATGCATTATGTGCGCTCTCCGTCCACAACGTGCAGCAGGGCAGCAGCACAGCGCGCCGCGTGCGCGCACTGCACGCCGACGCGACACTGACACGGCGCGAGGCCGACGCCCGGCAACGGCATGGCTCGGTCCGGGCACGGGCAGGCTCCAGAGCGAGCCCGGCTGGCGTGGCCTGGTCCGCCCTGGCGCGCGCGTGTGCGCGCCCGTGTCGCTAGCGGGCGCCCGCCCTTTGTTGCCTTTAGCTAGCCGCCTCTGATTCCGGCCTCCCGGTccggtcctcgtcgtcgtcgcccgtcgcggCCTTGCGGTGACGACGTCGACGCCGGCCAGCGGTCGACGACGAGCGCGCGCGTGTCACGGCCTTGGCCGGGTCCCGTCCCCGTGTACGTGGACGTGGCTCGTTGCGCTGCAGTGGCAGTGTAAGCAGCAGCAGTAGAGACTGCAGCCGACCAGAAAGGGGAGGAGAGAGTTTGTCTGGGTCCGGCCTCTCTCTCGCCCCGGCCGCTTCCTCCCCGGGGCGGTCAAACGCAGGCGGGGTGGTGGGCCCGGCCGCGCAGGCCTGCGCGGGGCCGCCTATATAAACGCCCCCAGCCGGGCACCGACCGGCCTCACCATCCGGCGCTGGACCCTTGCTTGTCTCGCGGCGCACTTCACCGCCCGGGAAAGTGAGAGGGggcaggggagggagaggagccaGGGGTCAAATCTCCTCATCCTTTCTGGCCAAGCAGCCAGGGCTGCCGGGGGAGTGAGGAGCGGGCAGGAGGCATGGGGAGGCCGCCGTGCTGCGAGAAGACCGGGGTGAAGAAGGGCCCGTGGACGCCGGAGGAGGACCTCGTGCTCGTCTCCTACGTGCAGGACAACGGGCCCGGCAACTGGCGCGCCGTGCCCACCAACACCGGTACGTGCCCAGTGCCCCTGCGTACGGGATCCTGCTGGGATCTCcttgttttgtttctttcttcttgacTCGTTCTTGTTGTCCATGGATGGATCCAGGGCTGATGCGCTGCAGCAAGAGCTGCCGGCTCCGGTGGACCAACTACCTCCGCCCCGGGATCAAGCGCGGCAACTTCAGCGTCCAGGAGGAGAAGCTCATCATCCACCTCCAGGCGCTGCTCGGCAACCGGTAATATAACCCCGCTCGATTCCCACTTCGAGATCGACTGATTTCTCGGCATGCTCCTGTGCGATTCCTGATTCCTGATTCCTCGGAAGAGCCCTAACGATCGGCTGTCTTTTTGTTCGTGCTTGGTTAGTTGGGCGGCGATTGCGTCGTACCTCCCGGAGCGCACGGACAACGAcatcaagaactactggaacacCCACCTGAAGAAGAAGCTCAGCAAGGCGGGCGCCGCCGAGGCGAAGAGCGGCAGGTCCGCCGCGGCCAAGGGGCAGTGGGAGCGCCGCCTGCAGACGGACATCCACACCGCGCGCCAGGCGCTCCGTGATGCGCTGTCCCTGGACCCCATGCTGCCGCCCGCCAAGACggagccgctgccgctgccgccggcgccggcgccggccagccAGGCGGCGTACGCGTCCAGCACCCAGAACATCGCGCGCCTGCTGGAGGACTTTATGCGCCCCCGCgctggcagcggcagcggcggcaaggCGTCGTCCGGGTCCAGGTCGTCCGCGTCGGCGGTctccggcggcgagggcgcggcgtcggcgagccACAGCGGCAGCGGCACGACGCGGACGCCGGAGGGGTCCACCGGGACGAGCAAGGCGGAGGACGcgggcccggcgccgccgttcTCGATGCTGGAGAGCTGGCTGCTCGACGACGGCATGGGGCACGGCGACGCGGGGCTCATGGGCGTGCCGCTGTCCGACCCGTGCCAGTTCTTTTAGCAccaaaaaaaggagagagaacATAATAAAAGTGACTAGGCTggatgaagaaagaaagaagccAGGAACTCGAATCCCTGGTAATCTAGATCAATGCAACGCAAATAACGCTGGTGTTGATCTAGTTTACCTGGCTAATCAAGTTccttgcttcttttttttaggTTTTTGGTCTTAGGGTTTGGAACTGATCATGTTGATGTAACTATGCAGTAAGTCTGTACTGATCCATGGGTAACCAGCGGGATTAATGGTGATGTAGTAGTAGTCATCAGTGATGATGTGCATGACAAAATAAAGAATTGTACATCTATAAGGATAACATATAATCCCTATAGAACTTAAGTTTCCTTGTGTTGTTCTTAGTTTGTGTTGATTTATCCAATTATTGGAGAGGACATGCGTAAAACAAAATGCGTAGTTGTTGCAGTGATTCCAGTTCTTACCATGTTTTTTTCGCGAGGATTACCATGAATCAATTCAATCATACCAAAGATAAATGTTGAATAGTTTAGCATGTTATTTAATATATATGGGGATATCTATAGGAGCGACCGGAGCATAAACCCTCCATACCAGTTTGCCAGACACTTGTAACACCCCAAGCATCTTCCCCATTGTTTTTTGGCATGGACGGAGTGAGGCCCCTTACCTTTTCCTTATTGTTTCCTCCTTAATTGTTTATGACATGTCTTACCTCATAAATACTCCcgtcatttcaaattgtaggtcgttttggattttctacatacataatttttgctatgcacctaaatatatattatatatagatacatagtaaaatctatgtatctagaaaagtcaaaacgacctgcattttagaacagagggagtagaacCGTATAGCACCTCTCACCATTCCAATTCGCCTCTAGGCATGATTAACTTCTTTATATTTGTGCTTGCTTCTTTATAGTAATTAGAGGAGGGGcaaaaaaagtaaaataaaatatgcaATAATTTCAATAATATAATAATGTTTCAGTTTCTAAACTCTCATTCAATTTTAGTTATATAAAACAATTGATGTTGAATATTATGGCATGCTATTTAATAGGAGTAGAGTATAGGGGCGGATCAACTTGGGCAAACGGGGGCTACACCTCCTTAGCGCAATCCTCGACACTTGTAGCACCCCAAGCATTTCTCGCCATGTTTTCGGCATGGATGGAGTAAgtccctttttcttttattcttttccTTGTTTATGGCATGGTATAACTAAAGTCTAGTGTTAACTACATCTTTCACCCTATAAACTTGTGACCTGCCTTTACCATGGCCCATGGGCATGGTTGATATTGTATAATTTTGTTTGCTATTTATGTAGCAACATGGTATGTATAGCAGCATGGATGGAGTGAGGTCCTTTTGATTGCTTTCATCCTGTTTATGACATGGTTTACCTAATAATTT containing:
- the LOC117860122 gene encoding myb-related protein 306; this encodes MGRPPCCEKTGVKKGPWTPEEDLVLVSYVQDNGPGNWRAVPTNTGLMRCSKSCRLRWTNYLRPGIKRGNFSVQEEKLIIHLQALLGNRWAAIASYLPERTDNDIKNYWNTHLKKKLSKAGAAEAKSGRSAAAKGQWERRLQTDIHTARQALRDALSLDPMLPPAKTEPLPLPPAPAPASQAAYASSTQNIARLLEDFMRPRAGSGSGGKASSGSRSSASAVSGGEGAASASHSGSGTTRTPEGSTGTSKAEDAGPAPPFSMLESWLLDDGMGHGDAGLMGVPLSDPCQFF